A genomic window from Cloacibacillus evryensis DSM 19522 includes:
- a CDS encoding SAM-dependent methyltransferase, producing MKYTKSNKYDQKFLKNYIMGPNPMKLLEELLAKSPLMPGQTVLDLGCGRGVTSLFLVKEYGVRVFAADLWISPSENKKFFDEMGLTSEQVIPIKAEAHELPFADGFFDAVVSVDSYHYFGLDPEYLGKHLLPLIKDGGRLIFAVPGMKRDIHDAIPAEMLLSWRPEDLDTMHDAACWRRILSATDGIEIVSLREMDSFDECWNDWLACDNEYAVGDRKAMNAGAGKYMNFIAAEIRKKNLS from the coding sequence ATGAAATACACAAAATCAAACAAATATGATCAGAAATTTCTCAAGAACTACATAATGGGCCCCAATCCGATGAAGCTGCTTGAAGAGCTGCTCGCGAAATCCCCGCTGATGCCGGGACAAACTGTGCTTGACCTGGGCTGCGGCCGCGGCGTCACCTCGCTCTTTCTCGTCAAAGAATATGGCGTGAGAGTATTTGCCGCCGACCTTTGGATATCGCCGAGCGAAAACAAGAAATTCTTCGACGAAATGGGCTTAACCTCAGAGCAGGTCATACCGATAAAGGCCGAGGCGCATGAGCTGCCATTCGCCGACGGTTTCTTCGACGCCGTCGTCTCCGTCGATTCCTACCACTACTTCGGCCTCGACCCCGAATACCTGGGCAAGCATCTGCTGCCGCTGATAAAAGACGGCGGGCGGCTGATCTTTGCGGTGCCGGGAATGAAGAGGGACATCCACGACGCCATACCGGCGGAGATGCTGCTTTCCTGGCGCCCGGAGGATCTGGACACCATGCATGACGCGGCCTGCTGGCGGCGTATACTATCGGCGACGGATGGCATCGAGATCGTATCCCTCCGGGAGATGGACAGCTTTGACGAATGCTGGAACGACTGGCTCGCCTGCGACAACGAATACGCCGTCGGCGACCGTAAGGCGATGAACGCCGGCGCGGGAAAGTATATGAACTTCATCGCCGCCGAGATACGCAAAAAGAACCTCTCTTAA
- a CDS encoding (2Fe-2S)-binding protein, with protein sequence MDKDNEEIVCWCSSVTRGEIIKAIEAGASSLDDIRSATGACTVGRCRELSPKKRCCAPDIAKILKEFGKA encoded by the coding sequence ATGGATAAAGACAACGAAGAGATAGTATGCTGGTGCTCCAGCGTCACAAGGGGCGAAATCATAAAGGCGATCGAAGCGGGAGCTTCGTCGCTGGACGACATACGCAGCGCGACCGGCGCATGCACCGTAGGCCGCTGCCGCGAGCTGAGCCCGAAGAAGCGCTGCTGCGCGCCGGATATCGCCAAGATCTTAAAGGAATTCGGGAAGGCCTGA
- a CDS encoding iron-sulfur cluster assembly scaffold protein, which produces MATNIEKVAQLAEAGSYRIVPADANGCGEAKEINCRDLLRISLTVNQRQIVTAAGYSVTKSACSALYASAAAAVSLALGKPALAAYAVSLEDIGALLSDDGELDKAHIHCALMAELALKRAVVNYSSRRGTGVL; this is translated from the coding sequence ATGGCGACAAATATAGAAAAAGTGGCGCAGCTGGCCGAAGCCGGCTCATACAGGATAGTCCCTGCGGACGCGAACGGCTGCGGAGAGGCTAAAGAGATAAACTGCCGCGACCTGCTGCGAATCAGCCTGACGGTCAACCAACGGCAGATCGTAACTGCCGCCGGATACAGCGTGACAAAGAGCGCATGCTCAGCGCTTTACGCCAGCGCCGCCGCAGCGGTCTCGCTTGCTCTGGGCAAACCGGCGCTCGCGGCATACGCCGTAAGCCTCGAAGATATCGGCGCGCTTCTCAGCGACGACGGAGAGCTGGATAAAGCGCACATACACTGCGCGCTCATGGCGGAGCTTGCGCTGAAACGGGCCGTGGTAAATTATTCCAGCCGCCGCGGGACCGGCGTTTTATAA
- a CDS encoding FAD-dependent oxidoreductase has translation MKPFAYIAPETLEEASALLKEEGSVLSAGGTDLVGVLKEKLLPAYPDRVISLKNVKGLDSIREETDGLHLGAAATLADISASGIVRESWGALADAAYSVASPNIRSSATVGGNICQDIRCWYYRYPNSLGGSVNCARKEGHLCSAMMGENRYHSIFGAAKVCVTPCTDNCPAHTDISAYMALMRAGKTDEAARVIMEVNPMPAVTSRVCAHFCMENCNRNKYDETLNVGSVERFLGDHILEHSKDFMQGPARENGKHVSIAGSGPAGLTAAYYLRQAGYCVDVYERQPEAGGCLTYAIPPYRLPKDIVRKFVSALKEMGVRIHCGVHVGEDVSLDGLVADSDSVMLDTGCWKRPLIGLAGEELTRFGLDFLVEVNRYMREKMPRNVVVVGGGNVAIDVAVTAKRLGAENVRMVCLEDSEHMPANAEETAHAVEEGVDICNGWGPLSINRAGDDVSGIIFKSCVSVLDKTGRFNPCYDESRTLSCEADMIMMAIGQRSDLDFLDGAFGVETQRGRVTADSDYTTSVPGIFAAGDVTSGPATVIAAIAAGKETALSINEYCGGGALPVEAAASGRVKRQLVSFEAGVEGRAHAGHPKTLPVEQRGIDSEDQCGFMPDEAHEESLRCFNCGCLAVNCSDMANMLTAYGASVKTSMRTLSAEELLSVKTRVKDVLLPGEIVTEIVVPRPAAGAKAAYNKYRLRDSIDFAILAVASVYTLSDGRISDAKIVLGAASPVPRRAVEAEKFLVGKTPDDSVTAEAAELALKGAIPLKYNSYKIDIAKTMVRRSIEALRQ, from the coding sequence ATGAAGCCTTTCGCTTATATTGCGCCGGAAACGCTGGAGGAGGCCTCCGCGCTGCTGAAAGAAGAAGGCTCCGTACTTTCAGCCGGGGGCACGGACCTTGTCGGCGTTCTGAAAGAAAAGCTGCTGCCCGCATATCCAGATCGGGTGATAAGTCTTAAAAACGTGAAGGGACTCGACTCCATCAGAGAAGAGACAGACGGCCTTCACCTGGGCGCGGCCGCCACGCTTGCAGACATAAGCGCCAGCGGGATCGTCCGCGAAAGCTGGGGCGCGCTGGCGGACGCCGCATACTCCGTCGCCAGTCCGAATATCCGCTCTTCCGCCACCGTAGGAGGCAATATCTGCCAGGACATACGCTGCTGGTATTACCGCTATCCGAACTCTCTTGGCGGCAGCGTCAACTGCGCCCGCAAAGAGGGGCATCTCTGCTCCGCCATGATGGGCGAGAACCGCTACCATTCAATATTCGGCGCGGCAAAGGTCTGCGTGACGCCCTGCACAGACAATTGCCCGGCACATACGGACATCTCCGCCTACATGGCGCTCATGCGCGCCGGCAAAACTGACGAGGCCGCCCGCGTCATTATGGAAGTAAATCCGATGCCTGCCGTGACGAGCAGAGTATGCGCCCACTTCTGCATGGAGAACTGCAACCGGAACAAATACGACGAGACGCTGAACGTCGGTTCTGTGGAGCGTTTCCTCGGAGATCATATCCTCGAGCACAGCAAGGACTTCATGCAGGGTCCCGCGCGGGAAAACGGAAAGCACGTATCCATCGCCGGCTCCGGCCCCGCCGGCCTCACCGCCGCATATTATCTGCGGCAGGCCGGCTACTGCGTGGATGTATACGAACGCCAGCCGGAGGCAGGAGGCTGCTTGACCTACGCGATACCGCCGTACCGCCTGCCTAAGGATATCGTGCGGAAATTCGTATCCGCGCTGAAAGAGATGGGCGTTCGGATACACTGCGGCGTTCATGTCGGCGAGGATGTGTCGCTTGACGGATTAGTCGCGGACAGCGACAGCGTGATGCTTGACACCGGCTGCTGGAAGCGCCCGTTGATCGGGCTCGCCGGCGAGGAGCTTACGCGCTTCGGCCTGGATTTCCTCGTTGAAGTGAACCGCTACATGCGCGAAAAAATGCCGCGGAACGTGGTCGTCGTGGGCGGCGGAAATGTCGCGATAGACGTGGCCGTCACCGCAAAGCGCCTCGGCGCGGAAAACGTGCGGATGGTGTGCCTCGAGGACAGCGAGCACATGCCGGCGAACGCCGAAGAGACAGCGCACGCCGTCGAAGAGGGCGTGGATATATGCAACGGCTGGGGCCCGTTGTCCATAAACAGGGCTGGCGATGACGTTTCGGGAATAATATTCAAATCCTGCGTCAGCGTGCTCGACAAGACGGGCCGCTTCAATCCTTGCTACGACGAAAGCCGCACGCTGTCGTGCGAAGCGGACATGATAATGATGGCGATCGGGCAGCGTTCCGACCTCGACTTCCTGGACGGCGCTTTCGGAGTAGAGACGCAGCGCGGCCGCGTAACGGCGGATTCGGATTATACGACCTCCGTTCCCGGCATCTTCGCGGCGGGAGACGTCACCTCGGGGCCGGCCACGGTCATCGCGGCCATCGCGGCGGGAAAAGAGACGGCGCTCTCAATCAACGAATACTGCGGAGGCGGCGCGCTGCCTGTGGAAGCGGCGGCGAGCGGCAGAGTGAAGCGTCAGCTCGTCTCGTTTGAAGCGGGAGTGGAAGGCCGCGCGCACGCGGGACATCCGAAGACTCTGCCCGTCGAGCAGCGCGGCATCGACAGCGAGGACCAGTGCGGCTTCATGCCGGACGAGGCGCACGAAGAGTCGCTGCGCTGCTTCAACTGCGGCTGCCTTGCCGTAAACTGCAGCGACATGGCCAACATGCTTACGGCATACGGCGCTTCTGTAAAAACGAGCATGCGCACGCTCAGCGCCGAAGAACTTTTAAGCGTGAAGACGCGCGTCAAAGACGTGCTGCTGCCTGGAGAAATCGTAACGGAGATCGTCGTGCCGCGCCCCGCCGCGGGCGCAAAGGCCGCCTACAACAAATACAGGCTGCGCGATTCCATCGACTTCGCCATACTGGCGGTAGCCTCCGTATACACGCTGTCCGACGGCAGGATAAGCGACGCAAAGATCGTGCTCGGAGCGGCGTCGCCCGTACCGCGCCGCGCCGTCGAGGCGGAAAAATTCCTCGTCGGCAAAACCCCGGACGACAGCGTGACCGCCGAAGCCGCAGAACTGGCGCTGAAGGGCGCGATACCGCTCAAATACAATTCCTATAAGATCGACATCGCAAAGACGATGGTTCGGCGCTCGATAGAGGCGCTTAGGCAGTAG
- a CDS encoding xanthine dehydrogenase family protein molybdopterin-binding subunit: protein MSEVKSSYNPARALIESESYKIDQTFEIPKQNMRYIGKETKRIKGDEIVTGKLRYTGDFTLPMMQYGKVLRSPIPFGRIVSINAEKAKALPGVTAVVTYKDIPDNVFITNGFTPPKHYRILNECVRYVGDAVALIVATTADIADEAMALIEVEYEEYKPVFTIDEAIADGAPQLFPEFPGNIAPHKVNLNFEVGDVESGFAESDVVVELDTALNSGQNPLPLESPVIIADWSGEDVSFIASAATPSYCQQNVATSLDIPYENVRIFTPAVGGSFGSKLYSGNVHVLIYAALMSKAANCPVFYAYSKEEHFGAHQTRMRTQSHIKFGMKKDGSPLAISMRQYSDAGACASTQEFMMQVGTNTMSIVMNPPSKKYDGSVVVTNHVPSGSFRGYGYLESTLLVTQAIFEACEKADLDPMVFIEKNAMGLGERYYNPMAGPHFWQYNVTCDWKNLVRETAAAFRWKERWPGWGKPTWVSKDGRFSRGIGVCSCGHSDTAERPSNANVTITALGGVYISTMMTEFGSGIREVQQKICAEELDIPIERIRVSPSDTNSAPPEFGSTASRSTYCGGTAMLRACRDLKKKLFALTNERFGVPIDDLGFKDCYVYRLSDPETKYSLFPQLMGKVDGVTGCGHFDGTDNGTIFHLQCVEVEADREMGTFRIIDHFGGSDAGVIINPLPLRNQVQSFYAGVDIACMEETIWDPNDFRVLNPSNIDYKTRTFNDVVPHDHIILESNKGRETSCPFGAFGTGEPLLSPGAPAIRMALYGALGVKLNDYPITPAKVLAALKAKEGK, encoded by the coding sequence ATGAGCGAGGTCAAAAGTTCTTATAATCCGGCCAGAGCGCTGATAGAGTCTGAAAGCTACAAGATAGACCAAACATTTGAGATACCGAAGCAGAATATGCGCTATATCGGCAAGGAGACCAAACGCATCAAAGGAGACGAGATCGTCACGGGCAAGCTGAGGTATACGGGCGATTTCACGCTGCCGATGATGCAGTACGGCAAAGTTTTGAGGAGCCCGATCCCCTTCGGCCGCATCGTCTCCATCAACGCCGAAAAGGCGAAGGCGCTGCCGGGCGTCACGGCGGTCGTGACATACAAGGACATTCCGGACAACGTTTTCATCACAAACGGCTTCACGCCGCCCAAGCATTACCGCATCCTCAACGAGTGCGTCCGCTACGTCGGCGACGCCGTTGCGCTGATCGTAGCTACGACAGCCGATATCGCAGACGAGGCCATGGCGCTGATCGAGGTGGAGTACGAGGAATACAAGCCGGTGTTCACTATAGACGAGGCCATTGCAGACGGCGCGCCGCAGCTCTTCCCGGAATTCCCGGGCAACATCGCCCCGCATAAGGTGAATCTCAACTTTGAGGTCGGAGACGTCGAGTCCGGCTTTGCCGAATCGGACGTCGTCGTAGAGCTCGACACAGCCCTCAACAGCGGACAGAATCCTTTGCCGTTGGAGTCGCCCGTGATCATCGCCGACTGGAGCGGCGAGGACGTGTCCTTTATCGCTTCGGCCGCCACGCCGTCGTACTGCCAGCAGAACGTCGCCACGTCTCTGGACATACCGTATGAGAACGTGCGCATCTTTACGCCCGCCGTCGGCGGCTCCTTCGGTTCGAAGCTGTACAGCGGCAACGTCCATGTGCTGATATACGCCGCGCTAATGTCGAAGGCCGCAAACTGCCCCGTCTTTTACGCTTACAGCAAAGAGGAGCACTTCGGAGCGCATCAGACGCGTATGCGCACACAGAGCCACATAAAATTCGGAATGAAGAAAGACGGTTCCCCGCTTGCCATTAGCATGCGCCAATACTCCGACGCCGGCGCCTGCGCGAGCACGCAGGAATTTATGATGCAGGTCGGAACGAACACCATGTCCATCGTCATGAACCCTCCCAGCAAAAAATATGACGGCTCGGTGGTGGTCACAAATCACGTTCCCTCCGGATCGTTCCGCGGCTACGGATATTTGGAAAGCACGCTGCTGGTTACGCAGGCAATATTCGAGGCCTGCGAGAAAGCCGACCTCGACCCAATGGTCTTTATCGAAAAGAATGCGATGGGGCTCGGAGAACGCTATTACAACCCTATGGCCGGCCCGCATTTTTGGCAGTACAACGTCACATGCGACTGGAAGAACCTCGTGCGCGAAACGGCCGCCGCATTCCGTTGGAAGGAACGTTGGCCGGGCTGGGGCAAGCCCACATGGGTCTCCAAGGACGGGCGTTTCTCCCGCGGCATCGGCGTATGCTCGTGCGGACACTCTGACACCGCGGAACGCCCCTCCAACGCAAACGTCACCATCACCGCCTTGGGCGGAGTCTATATCTCCACGATGATGACGGAATTCGGTTCCGGCATCCGCGAGGTGCAGCAGAAGATCTGCGCCGAGGAGCTTGACATCCCCATCGAGCGCATCCGCGTGAGCCCCTCCGACACGAACTCGGCACCGCCGGAATTCGGCTCCACCGCCTCCCGTTCCACATACTGCGGAGGCACCGCCATGCTGCGCGCCTGCCGCGACCTGAAGAAAAAGCTCTTTGCGCTTACGAACGAAAGATTCGGCGTTCCCATTGACGATCTCGGTTTCAAAGACTGCTATGTCTACCGCCTTTCAGATCCGGAGACGAAATATTCGCTCTTTCCGCAGCTCATGGGCAAGGTGGACGGAGTTACCGGCTGCGGCCATTTCGACGGCACGGACAACGGCACCATTTTCCACCTGCAGTGCGTCGAGGTCGAGGCCGACAGGGAGATGGGAACGTTCCGCATCATCGATCATTTCGGCGGCTCCGACGCGGGCGTCATCATCAACCCGCTGCCGCTGCGCAATCAGGTGCAATCCTTCTACGCCGGCGTCGATATCGCCTGCATGGAAGAGACGATCTGGGATCCCAACGATTTCCGCGTGCTGAACCCCAGCAACATAGATTACAAGACACGCACGTTCAACGACGTTGTGCCGCACGACCATATAATTCTTGAAAGCAACAAAGGGCGCGAAACGTCATGCCCCTTCGGTGCGTTCGGAACCGGAGAACCGCTGCTCTCGCCGGGCGCGCCCGCGATACGCATGGCGCTTTACGGCGCGCTCGGCGTAAAACTAAACGATTATCCCATCACACCGGCCAAAGTATTGGCCGCATTAAAAGCAAAGGAGGGCAAATAA
- a CDS encoding (2Fe-2S)-binding protein, producing MKERTVKTITLTVNRRSYSFTIGDGQNDMPENELLADTLRNRVGCTGVKLGCGQGACGACTVILNKKPVMSCMTLTLDCDEAEIVTIEGLADAATGRLSALQQSFVDHCGYQCGFCTPGVIMSAQALLEREELPTEEEVREALAGNYCRCGTHYSAVESIMAYVEQRRAAK from the coding sequence ATGAAAGAAAGGACCGTAAAGACAATCACCCTGACAGTAAACAGGCGATCATACAGCTTTACCATCGGAGACGGGCAGAACGATATGCCCGAAAACGAACTGCTGGCAGATACTCTGCGGAACCGCGTCGGCTGCACCGGCGTAAAGCTGGGGTGCGGGCAGGGCGCGTGCGGCGCGTGTACGGTGATCCTCAACAAAAAGCCGGTAATGAGCTGCATGACGCTTACGCTGGACTGCGACGAGGCGGAGATCGTGACCATCGAGGGTCTCGCGGACGCCGCGACAGGCCGGCTGAGCGCCTTACAGCAGTCGTTCGTGGATCACTGCGGCTATCAGTGCGGCTTCTGCACTCCGGGCGTGATCATGAGCGCTCAGGCTCTGCTGGAGAGGGAGGAGCTGCCCACCGAGGAAGAGGTGCGCGAGGCGCTGGCAGGAAACTACTGCCGCTGCGGAACGCATTACTCCGCCGTGGAATCCATTATGGCATACGTAGAACAAAGGAGGGCCGCAAAATGA
- a CDS encoding MFS transporter codes for METKEKNNIYRWLILAVLVLAFTSTFVSRFIWAPVLSAAAPDLGISMAEAGSLMAAFYIGYLVTQIPGGFLADKFRVKYLLFASVMGVAALTLAMAYAQDFSSGCVYRVCGGLFSGGIMAFCSRLLSNYFEPQERGVAFGILLASPSLGSLIANQLAPLALAGGGWRGAFQASAFTIAVIALLVLAVVREPKQAEAVSGDRTSFTAGIKNYFTNRQILIISVAGFFFMGIPAGYITWANRFITGAAPGGAGLTVMQAGLIVTAFSIFSIAGSIGSGFLGKRFKIDPKTCSAAVFAMMIVTLLAFSLQRSFSTLLMTSVFFGLFSNMAGTHLAYWAVNIGGDRYAATTTSIQCLIFQSSNVAVPIVTGAMLDSQTVNGVVGSYMPVWMLFCVLLAAALISILLASRESAVAAMRLPVRAKTARQAVANA; via the coding sequence ATGGAAACAAAAGAGAAAAATAATATTTATCGCTGGCTGATCCTGGCGGTCCTGGTATTGGCGTTCACAAGCACGTTTGTCAGTCGGTTTATTTGGGCTCCGGTGCTGTCCGCCGCAGCCCCCGATCTTGGCATCAGCATGGCGGAGGCTGGCAGCCTCATGGCCGCGTTTTATATCGGCTATCTCGTGACGCAGATCCCAGGCGGCTTTCTTGCCGATAAGTTTCGCGTCAAATATTTGCTGTTCGCTTCGGTGATGGGGGTGGCTGCGCTCACTCTGGCTATGGCTTATGCTCAGGATTTTTCTTCAGGCTGCGTATATCGCGTCTGCGGAGGCCTTTTCAGCGGCGGGATCATGGCTTTCTGTTCGAGGCTTCTGTCAAATTATTTTGAGCCGCAGGAGCGCGGCGTGGCTTTCGGCATACTGCTTGCCTCTCCGTCTCTCGGCTCTCTTATCGCCAATCAGCTGGCGCCGCTCGCTCTTGCGGGCGGAGGCTGGCGCGGCGCTTTTCAGGCTTCGGCCTTTACCATCGCCGTCATCGCGCTGCTGGTGCTGGCCGTAGTGCGCGAGCCGAAGCAGGCGGAGGCCGTAAGCGGCGACAGGACGAGTTTTACCGCCGGCATAAAAAATTATTTTACCAACAGGCAGATACTTATCATCTCCGTTGCAGGTTTTTTCTTCATGGGGATCCCGGCCGGCTACATAACGTGGGCAAACCGCTTCATTACCGGCGCAGCTCCGGGAGGCGCGGGGCTCACCGTGATGCAGGCGGGGCTGATAGTCACTGCGTTCAGCATTTTTTCCATTGCCGGCTCTATCGGTTCGGGTTTTCTCGGCAAGCGCTTTAAGATCGATCCCAAGACCTGCAGCGCCGCGGTTTTTGCGATGATGATCGTCACGCTGCTGGCCTTCTCGCTGCAGCGCTCGTTCTCAACGCTGCTTATGACCTCCGTCTTTTTCGGCCTCTTTTCAAACATGGCCGGCACCCACCTCGCCTATTGGGCCGTCAATATTGGCGGCGACCGATACGCCGCGACCACTACGTCGATACAGTGCCTCATATTCCAGAGCTCGAACGTCGCCGTCCCGATCGTGACGGGCGCTATGCTCGACTCACAGACGGTAAACGGCGTGGTCGGCAGCTATATGCCGGTGTGGATGCTTTTCTGCGTGCTGTTGGCGGCGGCTCTTATATCGATACTTCTTGCGAGCAGAGAATCCGCCGTCGCCGCCATGCGGCTGCCCGTCAGGGCAAAGACGGCGCGGCAGGCCGTGGCAAACGCTTAG
- a CDS encoding TetR/AcrR family transcriptional regulator — translation MGSIRAERADELRKDILDVAEKMFHDYGYAGATFQKIAETLGITKGAITYHFKNKHLIMAELVEIFFIGIRNFIDAHPEYYRNAYWRYSVMYIYAYRIIMSKRSFQELFYQEDQIVLWDNVLSKKLKFVYENIARDFGKSFTEDELLVTAVMDLGARRNMYHLYMKIPGLDSIDKFCRSHVYMIGCLSRLDEATIRENIKYAFEFTDAFELPPLPLFW, via the coding sequence ATGGGATCAATACGGGCAGAGCGGGCGGACGAATTGAGAAAAGACATTCTGGACGTCGCGGAAAAAATGTTTCACGATTACGGATACGCGGGGGCGACGTTTCAGAAGATAGCGGAAACGCTGGGCATCACAAAAGGCGCGATAACATATCATTTTAAAAACAAGCATCTGATAATGGCGGAACTGGTAGAGATTTTTTTCATCGGCATCCGCAACTTTATCGACGCACATCCCGAATATTACCGCAACGCTTACTGGCGGTACAGCGTGATGTACATCTACGCTTACCGCATCATAATGTCAAAACGCAGCTTTCAGGAACTTTTTTATCAGGAAGACCAGATCGTGCTGTGGGATAACGTGCTGTCAAAAAAATTAAAATTCGTTTACGAAAATATCGCGAGAGATTTCGGCAAGTCCTTTACGGAGGACGAATTGCTGGTAACCGCCGTAATGGACCTGGGAGCCAGAAGGAACATGTACCATCTTTACATGAAGATACCGGGGCTCGACAGCATAGATAAATTTTGCCGCAGCCACGTCTATATGATAGGATGCCTAAGCAGGCTGGATGAGGCGACGATCCGCGAGAACATAAAATACGCCTTCGAGTTCACCGACGCCTTTGAGCTGCCTCCTTTACCTCTCTTTTGGTGA
- a CDS encoding DUF2798 domain-containing protein, giving the protein MMPQNKKESLIFTLMMCAFMAFCMGYYAQVREMGEIGLKPLMNSWLTFPLTYSIAFVLNWYAASPLARKLAGAVLSHEGSGKAANFLAMPFCRTILMVLGMSLYGAIVASGNHGGLAEIPKNYLIGIPLNFMVAFPLQLAVAGPLVRFLFRKAFPVGTLV; this is encoded by the coding sequence ATGATGCCGCAAAACAAAAAAGAAAGTTTAATTTTCACGCTGATGATGTGCGCTTTTATGGCCTTTTGCATGGGATATTACGCTCAGGTTAGGGAAATGGGCGAAATCGGGCTAAAACCTTTGATGAATTCATGGCTCACGTTCCCGCTGACTTATTCGATCGCCTTCGTATTAAATTGGTACGCGGCCTCGCCGCTGGCAAGAAAGTTGGCGGGAGCCGTCCTTTCGCATGAGGGCTCTGGAAAAGCTGCAAATTTTTTAGCGATGCCGTTTTGTAGGACCATTTTGATGGTGCTTGGCATGTCGCTGTACGGCGCAATCGTTGCAAGCGGCAATCACGGCGGCCTTGCGGAAATTCCGAAAAATTATCTGATCGGCATCCCGCTCAACTTTATGGTCGCCTTTCCTTTGCAGCTAGCCGTCGCGGGGCCGCTTGTCCGCTTCCTGTTCCGCAAAGCATTCCCGGTCGGCACGCTTGTGTAA
- a CDS encoding MarR family winged helix-turn-helix transcriptional regulator, with amino-acid sequence MMERFCPICERRCPGSRPECESGEKYAELDRLQHGSLEGKLTALFYKLCHLFTYRNGQNQGKNRILAILLHYGDMTQRQLRDYTYIRSASLSELLAKIEAHGDITRECSKQNARNVNVCLTAQGSSEAQRIHKENQQFAREIFSPLSKEEQESLEKILLKLLFAWKSGAREED; translated from the coding sequence ATGATGGAGCGATTTTGTCCTATTTGTGAACGACGTTGTCCGGGTTCGCGGCCGGAATGCGAGAGCGGTGAAAAATACGCCGAGCTGGACCGGCTGCAGCACGGGAGTCTTGAAGGCAAACTGACCGCCCTGTTCTATAAGCTCTGCCATCTGTTTACTTATCGCAACGGCCAAAATCAAGGTAAAAACAGGATACTTGCGATCCTGCTGCATTACGGGGACATGACGCAGCGCCAGCTTCGGGACTATACGTATATCCGTTCGGCTTCGCTGAGCGAACTTTTAGCTAAAATCGAAGCGCACGGCGATATCACGCGGGAATGCAGCAAACAAAACGCCCGCAATGTCAACGTCTGTTTAACAGCGCAGGGAAGCAGCGAAGCGCAGAGGATCCACAAAGAAAATCAACAGTTTGCCAGAGAGATTTTCTCGCCTTTAAGCAAAGAGGAACAGGAATCGTTGGAAAAAATACTGCTGAAATTGTTGTTTGCGTGGAAGTCCGGGGCAAGAGAGGAGGATTAA